Sequence from the Zeugodacus cucurbitae isolate PBARC_wt_2022May chromosome 5, idZeuCucr1.2, whole genome shotgun sequence genome:
GTGGTATACCCAGCGAATCGACCAGACCGGGCGCCGCCGAACGCAATTGCTCCATACCTTGTTGAATTTGCATAATTGCATTTAGTGCATCGGGATTGGTCAACATATTCTGTACTTCGGGATTTTGCATTTGATTGAGGAACTGCGGCATCATTTGGCGCATCTGATCCTGTAGTTGTGGGTTATTAGCCAGTAGTGGGCTGGTGCTTAGCAAGCGTGATGCCATATCTGGATCCTGTGACATAGCGTCCATCATGGAGCGCGTGTAGGGTGCATTTAAGAGATTTTGCATTAACGATGGATTTTCAGACATTTGTTGCATTAAACTTTGCATGGCGGGCGTGTTGAGCACACCACGTGGCGGCATATCTGGATTCCCGCCAGACGCAGCACCACCAGTACCAGCTGTGCCACTAGCATTGCCGCTACCGCCCCATGGATTTGGTAGAGGTTGACGATTTTCGGTACCTTGCTGCGGATTTAAGCCACCTAAAAATGACAAATTGACAAATAAATAGAATGTGTAAATAAGTGATTTGAGCAATGCTTGAACATACCACCAGAACTGTCCATTAGACCGGAGAAAGGATTGCGTGTAAACGAATCGCTTGCCGCATTTAACATTGGCTCCTGTATATCGCGATAAATGCGTTGAAGCGCATTATAACCACCAGGCACCGATTCTAAGTTCGACATTGCCCTATCATGTGAACGCATAAGCTCTTGCAACATGGAGGGATTACGCGCCAGCTCCATAGTTTGACGTAGCAATTCGGGATTGTTTAGCATATGGGATATTTCAGGATTGCGCTGCATTAAATCCTGCATTTGTGGATTCGAGGTGAAGAGACTGCGCATAATTTCCGGATTATTCATCATTTGTTGTACCAGAGGGTTATCTAGTACTGAGCGTAACATGTCACCGTTATTTAACAATTCACTTTGCATGCGAGCTTGCAAATCCATAAAGGAGCCGGTACCCGCACCCAAAGCCTCCATACCAGCTAATCCGCCCAATTGGTTAAGACCGAATGGTGTTTGACGTATATCAGCAGCTGGTCGTGCGGCAGGTTCTGCTGCTCGTGTGGGTGCTTTGATGACCAGGTGAACCGTTAGGCCATCCTTAATGTTGTGAGTCTTTAAGGTATCGGTGTCCTTCATAATTTTGCCAGCAAAAATCAGTACTAGCTGTTCGGGTTCAGAGTCGAATTTCTGCGCCACAAGTtgtttgaactaaaaaaatttaatcatgaAATGATAATTGCACCATACAAATTAATCATTACTATCGATTATACACGTCACAAACAATAATACAGCTTTTTCGTTGTAAACCCGACGTTGTTGCTTTATATGTAATTATGGATTTCGCACCACGGCAACGGCGGCCGACACTTAATCAGCAGCCAATATTAGAAACCAAAATCAACCAATTGTAACGatgaatatgaaaatcaaaacaaaaatatatatgcgatTGAGACACCGCGTCTGCACATTCATTGTTTTGGGTGGTGCAACCATTAATTTCGCAAAATTTGTGCATTCTTACATTGTCTCATCATGCCTTTGCGCCAATCACCTGCTAACACGCAAACAAAAGCAACGAGAACATGTACTCATGTAATGCAATAAAACTAAGCAAATGTCACATGAGAAATACATGCGGAGATATCGTCTCGCAAAGCGAGAAGCcagctaaaaaaatatttagcttaAATTTAAGCTCAAAGTACACTCACGTCCTTAATTCCAGAATCTTCATCCACCTCGATTGTTTTCTTCTCCTTCGGTGTTTTTACGTTGACAACGATGCGTTTGCTATTGCCTCCTTCTGCCATTTTTGTTGAGCTTTTTAAAGGTTTTGTAATGAATTATTTTCCCAATTTACTTCGATATTAGCTTTAACAAATTTCGAGTTTTTTATTTAGCAAAAATGCTGCAGGAATTTTCATAGATTGAAAAATTTTgtcaattaaaaactaattcgTCACTTTCGTACAACACACACacggcaagaaaaaaattaacgaaacaGTGTCGCATTTCGTTTGACGATGCTTACCCGATGTGGACAACTTAGGGTTGCATTAACTACAAAAGTGTTGAAAACGATTATGCattaaaaagctaaaatattttatgtactcaaataaataattatataaaacaatgtaacttgaaattttatagatattatttAATGATTATGAAAGTTTtcctttttctaaaatttttaatgatgtttttgttataaatcgtgttctttaaacaataaaaaaatgcaaattttaaattttaattaataaccaAAACTTTctttgaagtaaattatttggaCATTGAGCAACACTGATTGTGTAATCGATAAATGAATGTCAATTGGAATATTCCGGCTTCTTTCACTGAACATACCAGTACATACAGTTATTGACagtaatttatttacaacaatgtgtTGAAAAGAGTGAAAAATTTTCTTGCACGTGTGCCTTAGTAATTTtgttaatagaaattaaaattaaattttggtgAATAGATTCTTTTACAAGTGAACTTGATGGGCTCCACTCGTTTCTTTGTGGCTAATTTGCCACCTAATGCAACGGAGCGACAAGTGCGTGACGTTTTTCAGGATTACGGCATTGTTGAACGTGTTGAGTTGAAGACGAAGGAGAACGCATTTGAACCCGAGAATGTTAAAGTGATAGCGTTTGTAACGCTACAAATTCATCCGAATGATGTAAACAATTGTACGGACTGTAACGAACATAATccgtaaaataattaattactttaaattttgtattacaggCGTGGATGACCTTAATTGGGTAAAGATACAAGGAGCTCAAATCAAGGTATCGGTGGCGAAGGAATCGTTCTTGGAACGTCTGAAACGTGAACGTGAAGAGGCTGAGAAAGGAAAGACGGCTGATACAAACGTTAATTGGAATGAAGAGCAGGCAGAATCCATACTTCCGCTTAGCTCCGAGAATACGCGAAAAAAGTTTACGGAGGAGGATTTGACGGCGTTAGAAAATGACGATGAAATCGGAGCACATTTATTGATAAGCAAAAAACGTGCATCCACTTCATTGCATAATGGAAaggtaatatttatttaaatacatatgtttatataatttatgaaaagtaatatatattttatagattgTTATACAAAACTACGATACGGCACCATTGCATATCATAGAGGGtgtgaaaaagaaaaagaagaagcctGATGGAACGGAAACTATTTCGGAACAGAAGCGGAAGGAATCCCAAAATAAAATGACAAAGCAATACAAAGATAAGAAGTCGGCCATACAGCAGGCACTTTCTGGCATGGTATTcaacatattaatttttcacgacatattttttgtttaacaaaaacaataattgcaGGATGCACCTaaagcaaagaaaattaaatttagcgaTGCTGAGGAAGAGGACGAACCAGCAGCAAATACGaataatttaaatcaaaagtccaaaacaaacatttttggtTCTGATGAAGAAGATGACAATGAAGATGATGGACAGCTTCAACTAAAACCAGAACTTTTTGGCAAAAAAGGCGCAAAACTGGTAGAACTACAAAGCAAACAAAGTCTGGATACACGTTTTCGCATTGATGCAAAATTTGTCGATGATGATGGAGAGGAAGATCAGGAACAAGATGATGCAGCTGCCAAAACCAAAGAAAGTAATAATGAAGCGTCGAGCGAATTAAACGAGCGGAGTTGGCAAATGGGCATATTGGAACAGGTTGTAGGCACTAAATTCGACACCGCCGACAACGCACAAAAAGCTGCGCGTAAGAAACGTATGCTGCGCTATGATCCATCCAAAGAAGAGCATCAAAAATTACTTCGTACCAGCAACAAAGAAGCACCGACAGAGGCCGATGCAGAGTTCCAAACAACCGCTACCAAAAAGAAACAGAAGAAAAAACAAGCAGAAGTTGAAGAGACAACAGTGGCAGTCCTCGGACCAGAAGTGTCAAAAGAAGTGTTCTATGTGGTAACCGATACGCTGGCGGAATCGCTTAAAACGCGCGGTGATGGTTTCAGCTTGTTAAATATGTTCGGTAGTGCACAAGTGCAAGACAAGCGTGCTGATGAGCTAAAGAAAGTATCCGATGCGAAGATTCTGGTGAATAAACTGGACAAGAATGCATTAAATCTATTCAAATATGACTCGTCATCAGATGAAGAGGGTGAAAATGAGACGGCAAAGCAAATTGCGACAAGCGGCATGCAGAAGAAAGCAaaacagcaaaataaaattttaatggaaagCTTCTTTATACCCAGAAATGATGCACGATTGAAAGGTAAGgcacttaaaattattattatcatataCATCTCCACATCAGCCAGTTCTGCGGTACTGGAATTAGGTCATAACTTAAATTTGTTATTGCTTGTGCAATACCCTGCAGCCTGCGGTTGCTCAATTTTGATTCGTGCAGGCATTGACCCAAACCCGGGTATGAAGGAATATATCTGCGTCCGCGGTAATAGGCTTCATCCAAGATCCATCTCAATTAGATGCAACACAAGCAATGGATGCAGCCTCTTAAGGCCTGTTGTGGCTTAAAACTCGTAGGGAGTGGATCACAAGTTATATGGCCCCATGCTGCAAACGCACAACTACCGCCCCTACGGCAGTGCAATTAGCACCGAGTTTGCGCAAAGCGCCACAACATGTGGCCAACATAGGACCTCAACAGTACTCCGGGGCTCTAGGCAGCATGACTCATGCTCTAGAAGTCTGCCCCCAGAACAATCTCAAACGAAGATACTATAATTTAACTGCAACGGACTCCAGAGCAAGACCGAGGAGATAGTTGATTTAATGAGCCGGGA
This genomic interval carries:
- the LOC105208656 gene encoding ubiquilin-1: MAEGGNSKRIVVNVKTPKEKKTIEVDEDSGIKDFKQLVAQKFDSEPEQLVLIFAGKIMKDTDTLKTHNIKDGLTVHLVIKAPTRAAEPAARPAADIRQTPFGLNQLGGLAGMEALGAGTGSFMDLQARMQSELLNNGDMLRSVLDNPLVQQMMNNPEIMRSLFTSNPQMQDLMQRNPEISHMLNNPELLRQTMELARNPSMLQELMRSHDRAMSNLESVPGGYNALQRIYRDIQEPMLNAASDSFTRNPFSGLMDSSGGGLNPQQGTENRQPLPNPWGGSGNASGTAGTGGAASGGNPDMPPRGVLNTPAMQSLMQQMSENPSLMQNLLNAPYTRSMMDAMSQDPDMASRLLSTSPLLANNPQLQDQMRQMMPQFLNQMQNPEVQNMLTNPDALNAIMQIQQGMEQLRSAAPGLVDSLGIPPPPPGNTESSTGTTTSTTNTTSGGGDTNRPATAPGGGPNAQLFNDFVSRMLNGIGMQADNTQPPEVRYQSQLEQLAAMGFANREANLQALIATFGDINAAVERLLALNQLSLS
- the LOC105208655 gene encoding probable RNA-binding protein CG14230, translated to MGSTRFFVANLPPNATERQVRDVFQDYGIVERVELKTKENAFEPENVKVIAFVTLQIHPNDVNNCVDDLNWVKIQGAQIKVSVAKESFLERLKREREEAEKGKTADTNVNWNEEQAESILPLSSENTRKKFTEEDLTALENDDEIGAHLLISKKRASTSLHNGKIVIQNYDTAPLHIIEGVKKKKKKPDGTETISEQKRKESQNKMTKQYKDKKSAIQQALSGMDAPKAKKIKFSDAEEEDEPAANTNNLNQKSKTNIFGSDEEDDNEDDGQLQLKPELFGKKGAKLVELQSKQSLDTRFRIDAKFVDDDGEEDQEQDDAAAKTKESNNEASSELNERSWQMGILEQVVGTKFDTADNAQKAARKKRMLRYDPSKEEHQKLLRTSNKEAPTEADAEFQTTATKKKQKKKQAEVEETTVAVLGPEVSKEVFYVVTDTLAESLKTRGDGFSLLNMFGSAQVQDKRADELKKVSDAKILVNKLDKNALNLFKYDSSSDEEGENETAKQIATSGMQKKAKQQNKILMESFFIPRNDARLKEGAKFFRYEKKDAPEEDYEAVRNRLKLLIRSKINKTKKNLVASSGGGIGHKRRIKSRR